The following nucleotide sequence is from Gemmatimonadaceae bacterium.
GCCGCATATGGCAAAGCGGGAAAGCAGCCCGACGTCTTCGCCGCGCAGCGATTGTATCAGCCCGCCACGGGTCCGGGCGATGCCGCTGTGATCACGCCGCTCGCGATCGGCAATCCGGATTTGCGTCCCGAAGTCAGCAGTGAAGTCGAGCTCGGATTTGACCTCGGTGCGTTCGACGATCGGATCGGCGTCAATTTCACCTACTACGACCAGATGGCGCGCGATGCCATCGTCCAGCGTCAGGTCGAGCCATCGCTCGGTTTTCCTGGATTCCAATATGTGAATGGTGGACGCGTCGCCAATCACGGGACGGAGCTCTCTCTCGATACGCACCCCATACGTCGCCGCCGTCTGGACTGGGCGATCGGCGGGCAGATCGCGACCAATAACAACCGCGTCGTGACGTTAGGCGGTCTTCCACCGATCTCGCTCGGCAGCAGCCAGTTCGACCGGGTTGGCTACCCCGTCGCCGGCTTCTTCGCGAAGCGCGTGATCTCGGCGCAGCTCGATCAGACGGGCAAGCCGTCCAACCTCATTTGCGCGGGAGACGCCAGCACGAACAACCAATCGGTGCCGTGTGCATCGGCCCCTTTGGTGTACTGGGGCACACCGACCGCGCGATGGACCGGCAACGTCAGTAGTAGCGTGACACTCTGGCGCAGTCTGCGGCTGTACGGGCTCGTCGACTTCCGCGGCGGCCAAACGATCAATGACGGCGACGTCTCCGCAGCACATACGGCGTTCCGCAACAGCAAGGCGATCAACGAGAAGACCGATCCGATTCTGATGGCGTACGACCAGCTCGGCACCATCGACCAGCTCGGATTCTTCAAGGCCGGTTTCGCGAAGCTCCGTGAGCTGTCCGCGACGTACACGCTCAGCGGGCGCCCCCTTCAGCGCCTGGGCGCATCGGGCGCATCGATCAGCATTGCCGGCCGCAACCTCGCGACGCTCTGGCGCGCACAGAAAGACATCTTCGGGGAGATCATCGCCGATCCGGAGATCGGCATCCCGAGCAGTGAGCTATCCAACTACGTCCAATCCGTCGTCCCGCCGCTAGCGCAATTCGTGGCGACGTTCCGGCTCACCTTCTAGCGGCATCGAGGCTACCATGCGTCTTCCGACACTTGCGATGTCTCTGCTTCGCGGTCGCGCGCGCGACACGGTCCTCGCCGCGCTGACGCTGAGCAGTCTTGGCGTGGCGGCGTGCAAGGGAATTCTCAGCGTCGATCTGCCAACACGCGTCTCCGCCGGAGTCCTCGATGATCCGTCGTTCGCGCCGACGATGGTGCAGGGCGCCATCGCGGATTTCGAGTGCGCGTATACCAACTATGCGGCCGCGACCGGCCTCTTGACCGACGAGCTGATCGAGTCCACCGGCTTCATTGCCTGGTTCAGTTGGGACCTGCGACGCATTCCGTCCAGCAACTCGAGTCTTGGCGGCAACACCTGTACCGGTGCTGGTTATGGCGTCTACACGCCGCTGCAGACGGCGCGGTTCTCCGCATCGGATTCGTACAAGCGCGTTCAGGGGTTCGCGGACGCGTCCGTGCCTAACAAGACCTCGCTTCTCGCGACCGCCGCGGCCTACGAAGGTTTTTCGCTGACGCTCCTTGGCGAGGGTTTCTGCCAGATGGCGGTCGATGGCGGGCCGTTGATGACTCCAGCGCAAACGCTCGCGCTCGCGGAGGCGCGATTCACCGACGCGATGCAGCTTGCGACGACGGCGAGCAACGCCTCCATTCTCGACTTCGCCACGCTCGGGCGGGCGCGCGCCAGGCTGGACGAAGGCAACAAAGCGGGAGCGGACGCCGACGCGAAGCTGGTGCCGCAAGGCTTCGTGCTGAACGCGACATACGACGCCGCCGCGGAGCGACATCGCAATCGCGTCTACGTCGACAACTTCGTCAATCTGTATACCTCGGTCGATCCACGCTTCCGCAGCCTGACCTTCGGCGGCGTCGCCGATCCGCGCGTCCCGACGAAGAACGCCGGCCGCCTCGGTAACGATGGCGTGACGCAACTCTGGCAGGAGCTCCGCTACACCGGAGAAACGTCCCCGATGCCCATCGCTACGTGGAACGAAGCGCAGCTCATCATCGCCGAGGCGGAAGGCGGACAGGCAGCCGTGGACGCGATCAATCGCCTGCACACGGCAGCGGGTCTGCCGGCGTTCAGCAGCACCGACGACGCAACGACCATGGCGCAAGTGTACGAGGAGCGGCGGCGCGAGCTGTTCCTCACCGGGCACCGGATCAACGATATGCTGCGCCTGAGCATTCCATTTGATACCGGAAACGACGCGAAGGGTCAGCCCTTCGGGACGACGACGTGCCTGCCGCTTCCCGATGTAGAAACACTAAACAACCCCAACATCACGCATCCATGACAGCGCGCAGCGTAGCGACTCTCTTCGCTCTGCTCTCGCTCGGAGCGAGCTCGGCCCGAGCACAGGACACGTCGGTCATCAAGTATCCGATGCTCGTGCGATACAACGTCCGAGTCCCGATGCGGGACGGCGTTCATCTCTCCATCAACGTGTTCCAACCACGGACGAGGACGAAGCATGCCACGGTGATGATCCTGACGCCGTACGGTAAGGACCTCGGCAATCCGTTCGAGGA
It contains:
- a CDS encoding RagB/SusD family nutrient uptake outer membrane protein, translating into MRLPTLAMSLLRGRARDTVLAALTLSSLGVAACKGILSVDLPTRVSAGVLDDPSFAPTMVQGAIADFECAYTNYAAATGLLTDELIESTGFIAWFSWDLRRIPSSNSSLGGNTCTGAGYGVYTPLQTARFSASDSYKRVQGFADASVPNKTSLLATAAAYEGFSLTLLGEGFCQMAVDGGPLMTPAQTLALAEARFTDAMQLATTASNASILDFATLGRARARLDEGNKAGADADAKLVPQGFVLNATYDAAAERHRNRVYVDNFVNLYTSVDPRFRSLTFGGVADPRVPTKNAGRLGNDGVTQLWQELRYTGETSPMPIATWNEAQLIIAEAEGGQAAVDAINRLHTAAGLPAFSSTDDATTMAQVYEERRRELFLTGHRINDMLRLSIPFDTGNDAKGQPFGTTTCLPLPDVETLNNPNITHP